ATTTTATACGCAGTGCCGGAAAGATCGTCTCCTGTGACGAGATCATAGAGAATGTATGGAGTGATGATAGTGCACCTACCCATGCGACCATTAGGACTTACATCAAAAACCTGAGAAAGATGTTTAAAAAAGAGTATTTTGAGAATATCAAAGGAGAGGGATATCGTTTTAACATCGTATGAGCGCAGATCGCTGGTCCGCTTCCTGACACTGTATCTCGGATCGGTTTTTGTCCTGCTGGCTATTATCGGCTATCTCTTCTTTGAGAATAACAAAGCTGCCATGCAGTCGGCGACCAAATTCGAGATGATGTACCAGTCGCGCATGATCTTTTCCAGGATCGTTCTTGAAGCAATGCTGCATGTTAACGGCGGGATGAAAGTGAGGGAGCGTGATCGGTTCCTGAAAGGTCTGAAACACTGCCGTTTTGACGTGGGGTATTACAATGAAGATGGAAAAGCGATCTATACGGAGATACCGGAGCCTGTAGATTTCACGAAAGATTTTTACATTGAAAACGGCCAATGCTATACAGTGACACGCAATGAAAGTGTGCATTTGGGGATCAAGTATATTGTATTGAAGGAGGGTGCTCTTTCTGCGCAGATACAGGCACTGCGTATTAAGATCATCGGGTATCTGGTTCTTTCATTCATTCTGATGGGTGTCGTAGGCTATTTCCTTGGAAGACTGTTCCTTCAGCCTGTCAGGGAGCAGATAGAGTCTCTCGACCGATTTATTGCTGACACGACCCATGAACTCAATACTCCACTTTCAGCCATACTGATGACAGTACAGAGTCTCAGGGGTATTGATGAAAAAAAACGAAAACGGCTTGAAGCAAGTGCCAAGCGTCTGAGTGTCATGTACAGTTCTCTGACGTACAGGCTTGAGGGGAAGGTAGAGCCCGATGAATGGCTTCGACTCGACAAGATCATAGAGGCACGCTTAGAATATGTGCGTGATCTGACTGCATCCAAGCGTCTTGGAGTGAAAATAGATCTTGAACCTACTCTGATTCACATGAATAGGCAGGGTGCAGAGAGGCTCATAGACAACCTTTTGAGCAATGCCATCAAATACTCGGATGCGGGTGACAGTGTGACTATCACACTCAAGAACAATGTTTTAAAGGTTAAAGATACGGGTATTGGAATAGACAAGGAAAAGCAGGCGGATATCTTCAAGAGGTTCCACCGGGCAAATGAAGAGCGGGGAGGCTTCGGCATAGGGCTTGACATCGTACTTTCCATCTGCAGGAAGTACAGGATCAAACTGGAACTTGATTCTAAAAAAGGTGAGGGGAGTACATTTATTCTCACTTTCCCTTCAAAGTAAAAGCTACTGTCCTTCGACCGTCTCCATCAGTATACCGATGATATCGGTCATGGTCAGGATACCCTGAAGTTCATTGCTGTCAAGTACGAGAAGGCGTTTGATGCTGCTTTTGACCATCATTCGTGCGGCATATTTGACATTGAGCTTTGCAGACACAGAGAAGGCCGGTGTCGAAGCGATATCGTAGACATTGAGAAGGTCGATATCACCGTCTTCTGCAACAATACTTTGTAGAATGTTCTTAAAAGTAACCAGGCCATATGCGCTGTCCGGTTTTGTTTTGTCTACGATGACCGAGCGTACGGAGTGCTTTTTCATAAGGTTAAGCGCTTCTCTTACCGGAGCCATGGGTGAGACTATGACCAGTTTCTCTTTGGGTGTCATAACTGCTTCTACTAACATTGTTTATCTCCTATAGTGTGATTTTGATATCGTCTTCAAATTTGTGAAGTTCATCATTGTCCAGTCCTGCCACATGGCTCAGCGGAAGGGTAAATGCAAGGCCGCTGTTCTCATGGTTGTCCAGATCGAAGGCAAGGCGAAGGGCTTTCATGACCCGCATGGAGAGCCGCTTGGGAAGGATGAAAAGCAGAACGGAAACATTCTCTTCCAGCGTAAGCCCGAAAAATACCTTCTTCTCCTGCAATCCTATATTTCTCCCGTGTACGATGGTGACCGTTCCTGCACCGGCTTCTTTGGCCACTTTGATCGCATCTTCCTCATCCTTGTCCTGGATGATGGCTATGAGTGCTGTGAATTTCATTTCTTCTCCTGCTCTGTTGATTTTTCTTGCGCCAAAAGACGCTTTTTGTAATATTCCGCATGTATTCCGTACCCCATAACCGTCAGCATAGGGAAGAGGGAAGCAAAGGCGATGAGGCCAAAACCATCGATAAGCGGATTACGTCCCTCGATATTTTCTGCCAGCCCCAGTCCCAGCGCCGCAACCAGGGGAACGGTCACGGTCGAAGTGGTCACCCCACCGCTGTCATAGGCGATGGGTACGATATAGTTTGGTGCGAAATAGGTAAAGATGATTACAAATATATACCCTGCGATGATATAGTAGTGTATCGGATCACCTGCGACGATACGGTAGGCACCCAGACCAATACCTATGGCAACACCTAACGCTACCACCATTCTAAGTACATTTTGTTTAATGTTCCCTTCACTGATCTCCTCGGCCTTGATGGCAATGGCAAGAAGTGCCGGTTCTGCCATGGTCGTCGAAAAACCGATGAGGAAAGCGAACAGATAGATAAGCAGGTTGTTGTTCATGTCGGTCAGCTGGTATGCGATCGTTTCACCGATGGGGAAAAGTCCCATTTCCAGACCTACGATAAACGCATAGAGTCCGAGTATCACCATAAGGATACCGGTAATGATACGGTGCAAATGCGCCACCTGCTTCTTGATGATAACGTACTGAAAAAAGAAGATGACAGCGATGATGGGAGCCACATCTTTTATAGTACCTATGAGGTCAAAAAAGAGATCGCTCCATACAAAATGGTCTATTGTTGGTGCATGTTCTGCTGCAGTCTGGACGGCTGTCTGTACCGCAGCAGCGGGATCTGCAGATGAATAGGCAAGTATACCGTAGAGCTGAACGAAGATCATCGGTGTGAGCGAAGCAAACGCGATAAGTCCGAAACCGTCGATGGCAGGATTCCTCCCCTTGATACTTGAAGCCAGCCCGATACCAAGGGCCGCAACCAGAGGTACGGTTACAGTCGAAGTGGTCACTCCTCCGCTGTCATAGGCCAGACCTATGATCTCGGGTGGTGCAAAGAAGGTAATGGCAACCACCAATATGTACCCTCCTATAATATAGTAGGAGATGGGATGTCCCAGCAGGATACGCAGGACACCCAGCGCAATGGCAAAGCCTACCGAGAGGGCTACTGTCATACGCAGCCAGAAGGCGTCTATGAGACCGTGTGAGATCATGGCGGCCTTGTTGGCGATGGCGATGAGCGCCGGTTCCGCGACAGTTGTTGAAAAGCCTATGGTGAAAGCGAAGGTCAAAAGCCAGAAGATGGAACCTTTTCTTGCAAAGTCCACAGCCAGCCCTTCCCCGATGGGAAAGATCCCCAGTTCCAGTCCCCTGATGAACAGCGCCAGCCCCACGGCGACAATGGTCAGGCCGATAACGATGGAGAGAAGGTTGTCGGGTACCGCACGGATGATCGCTCCCTGGAACAGTGCCACGACAATGATGATGGGAAGCAGGTCCATAAAGGAGTTCTTCAGGTCCCCGGCAAATATCTTCAGGCTTTCTTTCATGGAAAGAATTATAACCAAGAGAACTTCTGCTTGTGCTATGTTAATAGAGAAGTCCTGTCTTTCTTTAACGGAATGTTACTTTCTACTCTTCCTGGAGCCAATCTATTAAATTAATAATAATTATCAATTTAATTATTTTTTAAGAAAATAATGGGTACATTACAAATACGATAATAAATATCAAAATTATAAACAAGGAAAAAATATGAAAAAATTAACGTGGATAACGAGTATGGCGGCTGTACTGGCTACAGGAGCTACAGCGGCATCTCTTGAAGAAAGAGTGGCAGCACTTGAAGAGAAGAATGATACGCTGACCGAAGAGGTCCTTGCCACACAGACAGGAGGATTTACGCTGGTTGATACGGCAAAACAGTACAACGGTATGGGACCTGCAGCATCAAAGGTCTACTTTGCAAAGAACCCGCTCTCGATCGGTGGTTACGGTGAGATGTACTATGCCAACCCGGAAGGAAGCGACGACTATGCGGATGTTTACAGATTTGTCACCTACTTTGGTTACAAGTTCTCGGACAATGTGATTCTTAATGCAGAGATCGAGTATGAACACGGTGCCAATGCAGAAGATGGTGGAGAGATAGCGGTGGAGTTCATGTATCTGGATTTTTTATGGAAAGAGGAGATTAATTTCAGACTAGGTAATGTATTGGTACCTATGGGATTGGTCAATCTTAGGCATGAACCGATTCTTTTCAATACGGTGCAGAGACCAGAAGTGGAGAACAAACTGCTGCCTAGTACTTGGCATGAGAACGGTGCGCTTGTCTACGGTCGATTTGGTGATAGCGGTCTGGAATATACCGCAGGAGTAATCAATGCGCTAAATCTCAACAATGAGAAAACCGCCAACGCGAGCAATGGATGGATCCGAAGCGGCAGACAGGGATCCAAAGCAACAGCAGCATTTGATCCTGCATTTGTCGGCAGGGTTGATTATACTGGCATCAATGGTCTGCTTATAGGGGCATCAATTTACTATGGTGGTGCCTCTAACCTGAAAGATGATCCTGCCAACGATGTTTCCGGATTGAACACTACAATGTTCGATATTCATGCCAATTATGAGAATGGGCCGTTCAGAGCGTACGGACTCTATACACAGACAACACTTGACGGTGCAGAGAAGATCAGTACTTCCGCAGTAGAGGAAGCGAATGGTTTCTATGTGAACCTTTCATATGATGTAGGTACTTTGGCAGGACTCGAGTATAAGATTCCGGTCTTTGTACAGTATGAGGACTTTAACCCGGTCGCATCAACAGTAGACGGGTTGAATGAAGAGAAATATAAGACAAATACGACTACAATCGGTATGAATTTCTTCCCGGTAGATCAGGTTGTTCTCAAGGCCGACTATGTGATGAAAGAAGTTAATAACGAAGACCAGAATGTCTTCTCTGCGGGACTTGGATTTGTCTTTTAGGAAGGCATTCTTATTGAAAGGAGCGTGATGAAAACTCTTTCTATATTATTGTGCTTATTCGGCTTTTGTTGGGCATCACCACTTTCTGCCAATATCAAGGTAGAACAGGTAGCCAAGAGTTCATTTGCTTCGGTGAGTGACATCGAGGCCAAACGGATCATCCTGACCAAAGAGCAGCACAAGCAGGTGCAGCAACGTGCTAGGGCTAAAGTAACTACTAAAGTCTATCGCTACTATCTGTTCAAGAGCGGAGGTAAAACCGTAGGGTACGGCATACTGATCAGCAGAAAAGTAAGAACGAAGATGGCAACAGTACTATATGGATTCACGCCTGCTGGTACACTGAAGTTCTCCGAGATCATGGCCTTTGGCGAACCACCCGAGTTTATCCCTAACGATACCTGGATGGGACAGTTCAAGAACAAAGGCCGCAATGCGCCGCTCAAGATGGGAAAGGATATCCCTACTATTAGCGGGGCAACGCTTTCTGCACGCAATATTTCCGATGGTGCCAGGATCGCCAGGGCATTGTTTGAGATAGCATCTAAGAAATAAGCCAATGAAATTTCTCATCACTAAAGACTTGGCGCACTCGCAACTGCTGGCCTACCTGATGGCCGGGGTGCTGATTGCGATATTTCTTTACCTGTGTCTTGATGTTGTGCTGCACTCTTATGTGATAGGTACTGACATGACGGAAATCCATACCACACTGTTCGGAAATGAAGAAACGTTCGAAGAGCCGATCCTAATTGACTCCTTACTGCTTCAGGTGCACATAGATCTTTTCATGACCATCTTTGTACTGGTGATACTCGCTGCCATTTACATCCGGCTGCATAACGCAACGGTAAGTATGAAGTGGATACTACATACCCTGTTTATACTGGGGTTGGCAGCACCACTTCTACTGCTGGGAGCCTATTTCTGGGCTGAAGCCTTTGTGCTGGTCTGGGCAGGATCGTTCCTGCTTTGGCATCTTTTGGCTTTTTGGGTCTGCCTTTCCATTTTCCCACGTTTAAAGTTCAGATGAAAAAGCTTAGCTATTTCAATATACCCATTGCCTATCTGCTGCTCTATACGGTAGTGATACTTGCTACGGGTGTATGGCTCTTTTTGCTCTCACAGGGACTGAACAGTGTTGAAGGGATCACTGGTGCCCTGAAGAAAGTGATCAGTACCCCTGAGCCCAAAAGTATGCATAATCTGGTAGAGGTAGCAACACCCCATCTCTTTGCTATGGGCATGCTTATTTTTGTTGTTGCGCATTTTATGCTTTTCAGTACGAAGATCTCCCAGAAAGTGTCATTGGCCGTGGCAATGGTTCTGTTCATACTTGCATTTTTTAATATTCTCTCCTATGGTGCCATCGCTTTTGGTCTGGTGGCATCAGGAGGGATCAAGCTGCTTACGATGGGAGTGTTTGTCGGGGTGTTTTTGGTGTTGCTTGGAATGGTAGCGGTTTCATTATAAAATATGTTGCGCATTGGAATGCATCCTACGCGGGTTTGTTGTATTTCAACCTTATTAACCCCTCCAAATTCCCATCAATGATATTTCCGTCAGGCTCTACTAGAACATATCCAATTTCATTGTGCTCTTTCAGGAACTGCAGGGCTTTGGCTTTTGGCATGACAGAGACGGCGGTAGCATAGGCATCGATCCTGCTATTATTCGCTCTGGTAAAGAGCGAGACTGAAACGAATGCCTTCCCCTGTGAAGCCGTTTTGGGGTCGATGAGGTGGTGTTCGCTCTTTTTGGTGGCGTACCGCCGGTAGGTCCCGCTGGTCGAAACGGAGAGGTCGGGTACTTTGGAGGTTACCTTTGCAAATGTTTCTTCAGTGAAAGGGGATTGCAGGTATATCTCGCAGGTACCAATACAGCGTATGTCACCGCTGAGTGCCATGATGCCGCCAGTGATATTTCTTTCAGACAAATATGCAGCAGCTTTGTCGACTGCATATCCTTTCCCTATACCCCCAAGGTCGAGGGTAATGTTTTTATCGGTAGTGATGAATGCTTGGCCTATATGAATGCTGTTGATATTCAATGGAGCGTTCTTCAGTGCTTTTTTGTCGGGTGATAACGGTTTTTCCTCACCGAAATGATAGAGATTTTTGGAAATGGAGCCGATAGTTACATCGAAGTACCCGTCAGTATCTTTGTAATAATGTTTTGAAAGCCTCAGTGCCTCTGCAAGATAGCTGTCATAGGGAACTTTGTGTGTTACATTCAACTGATAGAGCATGGCTGTGTGGTTATAGGTCGAGAGTGAATGTTCTATTTCTCCGATCAGTTCGAACGTTTTACTGATCTCCTGGTTGCTGTTTTTGGGAAGGGTGATGGTCGCATAGGTACCCATAAGCATCTGCATGCGTGTGAGCATGGGTTTCTCCGCAAAGAGGAAAAGCGGAAGGAGGAAAAGAAGAAGCGTACGTATCATCTCTTCTCTAAGAACTTGACGATACTTTCAAAGTCCTTCTCATGTCCGAAACAGCTGTTGGAGTTGCAGAGCATAAAACCGTTGTTGGTATCGTTCTTGAAAAAGGTGAAAGGGTAGGTGATCTCATCAAGTTGTGAAATATGCGGCAGTAGTGCATCGGTCTGCGCTTTGATGATGATGTCGTCCTTGAGGTAACGGATGGCCATCAGGCTCATTTTTGGGGTGGAGATTGGCTGTCTCATAATGTCGTAGGAATGGATCTCGAGTGTTTTGAAAACGAATTTTTTGTATACCGTATCGACCAGTGAGGAGAGAGAGTGAAGTACGGAGGTCATCGTGGCAACAGAAGAGGGATAGGAGCTGTCGTAAATGTCGGCGTCTGTCTCGAACTCGCCTCTGGAGAATTTCCACTTTCCATGCTGATAGTACTTTTCTATGGCATTGTTCGCCAGTTTGGTTGCCAGTACAAGGTGGCTTTCGTCCAGTGTGCTTTCATAGGCTTCGATAAGTGTTTCTCCCAGATAGGCATAATCTTCGAGAAATGCCTGAATCTTCGGCTCTTTGCCTATCAGTGTCGAGTGAAAGAGCTGTGAGTTGATATACATGGTATCGAGCAGTTTCTCCAGAGATCTTTTTGCCTGTTTGAGGTACTTCTTTTCCACTCTTCCCGCTCTGAAAAGAGTACTGATCATCATCGCATTCCACGAGACGATCACTTTGGTATCGATGAAAGGGTAGACACGTTTTTCATCCCTTCTTTTTTGCAAAGCCTCTATGGCTTTTTCATAATAGGGAATGTCTATCTTCGCAGGGTCATCCACTCTGACGATATTCTTGCCTTCAAAGTTTCCTTCCGGTGTGATATGCAGTGCTTTGGCCAGTTTGGCATGGGCCTTTTCGGGGATGCCCGCTTTGGAGAATGACTTGAGCGCCTTCTCGTAAGTATAGACAAAATATTTCCCTTCCTGACCCTCGGTATCGGCATCTGAAGCGGAGTAGAAAAGATCATTCTCGCACATTTTACTGAGCATGAAATCAATGGTCTCAAAAGCAACCTCTCTGTAGAACTCATTGTGTGTCACATGATAGGCCTGAAGATAGACAGAGGCAAGCAGCGCATTGTCGTAGGTCATCTTTTCAAAATGGGGTACCAGCCACTCGTTGTCGGTGGAGTAACGGCAGAATCCGCCCTCCACAAGATCTCTCAGTCCGCCCCTTGCCATAGAGGAGAGAGATTGGGCAGCCATGTTGAGTGCTTCTTTTTCCGCTGTAATACGGTAGAGGTTCAGCAGAAGTTCAAGGGTGGAAGCCTGGGGGAACTTGGGGGCTTTGTTGAAACCTCCCTCTTTGCTGTCGAAAAGCTGTTCAGCCTGTTTGAGGACCCTTGCCATGATGCTCTCATCGAGTTTGGTCGCCTGTATGCTCTTCTCCTGAGGGTTGAGGTGTTTGAGTATCTTGTCCGCTTCGTTGACCAGCACCTGTTTCTCATTTTTGTATTTGTCTGCGATAACTTCAAGCAGGGAAGAGAAGCTCATCATACCGTACTTGGGTTCATCGGGGATGTAGGTCGCCGAGTAGAACGGTTTGAGTTCTTCGGTCAGGAAGATGGATGTGGGCCATCCTCCGGGACGGCCGTTCATCAGCTGGTAAACGCTCTGAAAATGTTTATCAATGTCAGGGCGCTCTTCCCGATCTACTTTGACAGGTATGAAATACTTGTTCAGAAGTTTGGCAGTTTTTTCGTCACGAAATGATTCCTCTTCCATCACATGGCACCAGTGGCAGGAACTGTAGCCGATAGAGAGAAAAACAGGTTTGTGCTCGTCACGTGCTTTCTTGAAAGCTTCTTCACCCCAGGGGTACCAGTCTACAGGGTTGTCGGCGTGTTGTTGAAGATAGGGGGAGTGTTCATTCTTGAGATGATTGGCCATTTTGTCCTCGTTATTGATAAATGATTAATCCATTTTTGCTATTATTACACAGCTTATACACAAATAGTACAATAGAATACTATAATAATTCACCATAAAAGAGAGAAAATGCAGCATTTGATCAAAAAGTTACTTATTTTGAGTGTACTTTTTAGTGGTTTGGTATTTGGCGGTTTCAGTTCGGCACTGAAGAAAAACAAGTTTTTACAGCCAGAAGAGGCGTTTCATATCTCTGCGGTACAAAAAGACGATGTGATCGCAACGAAGATCACCCTGGCGGACAAGATACATATCTATAAAAATGATCTGAAGTACCGTATCGTCTCTCCCAAAAAGATAGACCTCAAACCCGCACTTCCCCCCGCACATGAGTTGGACGGTGACATGGTCTATGAAAAAGAACTTGTCGTTAATATCCCGGTAAAAGAGATCACCCGGAAGGTCAAAGGCGACTATACCCTCGAGATCGAGGTTGTCGGGTGTTCTGACAAAGGTATCTGTTATCAGCCATTCAGAAAATCTTTCACTTTCAAAGGCGCTAAAGCCGGATTCTTTGACAAGATCTCTTCATTGACACAGGAGGGGAACACCGCCAAGATCGCTGATGTTCTGGGAAGTGAGAGTTCTCTTTTTATCATTATTCTTTTCTTCATTTTCGGTCTGCTGCTGGCATTGACTCCCTGTGTATTCCCGATGATCCCTATCCTCTCATCTATTATTGTTTCCCAGGCAGGCAATGAAAAACCGAGTGTGGGGAAAGCTTTTTTTACCTCACTGGTCTATGTAGTTGCCATGGCACTGACCTACACGGTTGTCGGCGTGATCGCCGGACTTCTGGGAGCCGACATACAGACAGCCATGCAGAACCCCTGGGTACTGACAATCTTTGCTTTGATGTTCGTTGCTTTGGCATTCTCACTCTTCGGCTACTACGAAATAGGCCTCCCGGCCTCCTGGCAGTCCAAACTCTCTTCGATAAGTGATGAAGCCGGACAGAAGGGAGGTATTGTCGGTACAGCGGTCATGGGTCTGCTCTCCGCGCTCATCGTCGGACCATGCGTCGCTCCGCCGCTGGGCGGGGCTGTACTCTTCATCTCCCATACGGGTGATGCCCTGCTGGGCGGAACGGCACTTTTCGTCATGAGTATGGGAATGGGTATGCCGTTGCTGCTTGTGGGTATCGGTGCGGGTAAATTCATGCCGAAACCGGGTGGATGGATGACGGCCGTGTCGCAGGTGTTCGGTGTGATGATGCTGGGGCTGGGTATCTTTATGCTCTCACGTATTCTTCCCGACAGTATTACTTTGGTACTTTGGTCTCTACTTTTTATGGGTTCGGCGCTCTATATGGGTGTGTTCGATCCAAGCAGTGCCAAGAAAGGGATGAAAAAACTTATCCAGCTGCTGGCGGTCGTTTTCATGCTGTACGGTGCTTCTCTTTTTGTCGGTGCACTCAGCGGTGCCGACTCAATGTTGAGGCCTTTTGAGAAATTCACTGCGGGTGGCGGTACGGTCACCGCGGTTGTAAAAGAAGACAAATCAAGCCACCGTGGCTACAGCATCGACCGTCTTCTCAAAGAGGTGGCGGCATCGGACAAACCAGTGGTCGTCGATTTTGGGAAAGATTCCTGCACAGCCTGTAAAGAGCTCGAAGAGATCACATTTCCCAACCCCAAAGTACAGGAAGCATTGAAGAATTTCACCTTCATCAAGGTGGACCTGACGGACAATACCGAGGATGACAAAGCACTGCTTAAAAAGTTTGAACTCTTTGGTACACCCAACATCATCTTTTTTGACAAAGACAACGAATATATGCCGGAGAAGAGCCTGACAGGTTTCATAGAACCGGAAAAGTTTGCCGAGCATTTGGATCAGATAGCGAAATAGATCTGATCTTTGGCTATAATGGTATCTATAGAAACTTTATGCGTATAGCATAAAACAAAAAAATGAACGGAATAACCCATGACAGAAACAAAAATCCAGAATGAACATATAAAAATAGGTGAGGTCAATACCCTCAAGATAGAACGTGATACCGACTTCGGGTATTATCTTGCTGCCAAAGACTATGAAGAGGTACTGCTCCCCAATGTCTACATCATGGAAGATGAGATGCCTATGGGCTCGCTTCTGGATGTCTTTGTCTACACGGACAGCGAGGACCGTCCCGTAGCGACGACGAAGATGCCGTATGCGAAACTGGGCGAGTACGGTTACTTTACCGTAGTAGACTATAAGCCCTACGGTGCCTTTGTCAACTGGGGGCTCCCCAAAGACCTCTTTGTACCGCTCTCCCAGCAGAAAGAACATTTTCATATCGGTAAGAAATATCTGCTGCGTGTCTGCCTCGATGCGCAGACCGGACGGCTTTACGGAACACAGAAGATCGGCAAGTATTTCAACCGTGAAATGAAAGGGCTGCATCAAAACAAAGTGCTTGATGCTATTGTCCTGGCCCAGACACCGCTTGGCTATAAGGTGATCGCTGACAACCAGTATGAAGGGATGCTCTTTTCCAATGAGATCTTTGAGCCCGTGAAAGTGGGAGACCGTAAAAAAGTCTATATCAAGACCGTCCGCAAAGACGGAAAGCTTGACCTCTCATTGCAGCCCATAGGCAAACAGGCAAAGATAGGTGAAGCCGAAGGAAGTATTTTAGAACTTCTTAAAGAGGCGGATGGTGAGCTTCCTTTTACCTATAAGAGTGATGCAGAAGAGATAAAAAAAATGTTCGGCTTGAGCAAGAAGAACTTCAAACGTACGTTGACCGCTTTGATAGAAGCCAAAAAGATCGTTCTGCTTGAAGACAGTATCAAATTAGTGTAGGCGTCACAATGAGATCGGTTTTTATAACATTTATATTACTGAACAGCTTCCTTTTTGCTCTGTCGGGAGAAGAAGTGTTCAAGCAGAAGTGCGCTTCCTGCCACCAATACTATGTTCCCCAGAACAAAATCATAGCCAATGCAAAACATGACAACAAAGACTTGAACCTTGCAGCGCCCACGCTGACAGAGATGTCGTTCATGATCAAAGACCAGGTCGGTGACCGTGCGCTTGATGCGGAGGGGCAGAAATTCCAGATAGAGGAGTGGCTGACCGACTATCTGAATGCCCCGACCAAAGATAAAGGTGTCATACCTGATGAATTTACGCGTTTTTTCGAGGTGATGCCAAGTATGAAAGGGCAGCTTAACGAAGATGAGGTCGAAGCATTGACGGATTTCATCTATGTCTATTCCGAGAAAATGACTGTGGCCCACAGTGTGAAACGTTACAGTTATGAGGAAGCCAAAAAGATCGCCAAGGAGCAGAACAAGATCATTCTGATCGAAGGTTACATCTCTTTCTGCCGCGGATGTATACGCATGGACAGAGAAGTGATGGTAGAAGATAAGGTCAAGGAGGTGCTTAACAAAGATTTTGTTTTTGTCAAGAAAAACTTTCTGATCGAAAAACTGCCTTTGGGGATCAAACATCTGGGAACGCCTTCGTTCTATTTCATCAATTCGGATGGAGACAAGGTGATAGAAATGGTACAGGGTTTCGGTACTGCCGATGAATTCCTGGAATTGCTGAAAAATGTCAAAAAAATGGCGGAGAACCAGTGATCGATCTCCAGCAGGGTATAGGCTAAAGAATGAGAGCTATGATACATTTTGTATTCTTTTTGCTTCTGCCCCTGCTGCTTTTTGCCAACCCCTTCAAAGTGGCTTCCTATAATGTAGAGAATCTTTTTGATGCAGACTACCAGGGAACAGAGTATGCAGAGTATAT
This DNA window, taken from Sulfurovum lithotrophicum, encodes the following:
- the dsbD gene encoding protein-disulfide reductase DsbD, which produces MQHLIKKLLILSVLFSGLVFGGFSSALKKNKFLQPEEAFHISAVQKDDVIATKITLADKIHIYKNDLKYRIVSPKKIDLKPALPPAHELDGDMVYEKELVVNIPVKEITRKVKGDYTLEIEVVGCSDKGICYQPFRKSFTFKGAKAGFFDKISSLTQEGNTAKIADVLGSESSLFIIILFFIFGLLLALTPCVFPMIPILSSIIVSQAGNEKPSVGKAFFTSLVYVVAMALTYTVVGVIAGLLGADIQTAMQNPWVLTIFALMFVALAFSLFGYYEIGLPASWQSKLSSISDEAGQKGGIVGTAVMGLLSALIVGPCVAPPLGGAVLFISHTGDALLGGTALFVMSMGMGMPLLLVGIGAGKFMPKPGGWMTAVSQVFGVMMLGLGIFMLSRILPDSITLVLWSLLFMGSALYMGVFDPSSAKKGMKKLIQLLAVVFMLYGASLFVGALSGADSMLRPFEKFTAGGGTVTAVVKEDKSSHRGYSIDRLLKEVAASDKPVVVDFGKDSCTACKELEEITFPNPKVQEALKNFTFIKVDLTDNTEDDKALLKKFELFGTPNIIFFDKDNEYMPEKSLTGFIEPEKFAEHLDQIAK
- a CDS encoding CvfB family protein; this encodes MTETKIQNEHIKIGEVNTLKIERDTDFGYYLAAKDYEEVLLPNVYIMEDEMPMGSLLDVFVYTDSEDRPVATTKMPYAKLGEYGYFTVVDYKPYGAFVNWGLPKDLFVPLSQQKEHFHIGKKYLLRVCLDAQTGRLYGTQKIGKYFNREMKGLHQNKVLDAIVLAQTPLGYKVIADNQYEGMLFSNEIFEPVKVGDRKKVYIKTVRKDGKLDLSLQPIGKQAKIGEAEGSILELLKEADGELPFTYKSDAEEIKKMFGLSKKNFKRTLTALIEAKKIVLLEDSIKLV
- a CDS encoding thioredoxin family protein — encoded protein: MRSVFITFILLNSFLFALSGEEVFKQKCASCHQYYVPQNKIIANAKHDNKDLNLAAPTLTEMSFMIKDQVGDRALDAEGQKFQIEEWLTDYLNAPTKDKGVIPDEFTRFFEVMPSMKGQLNEDEVEALTDFIYVYSEKMTVAHSVKRYSYEEAKKIAKEQNKIILIEGYISFCRGCIRMDREVMVEDKVKEVLNKDFVFVKKNFLIEKLPLGIKHLGTPSFYFINSDGDKVIEMVQGFGTADEFLELLKNVKKMAENQ